The Primulina eburnea isolate SZY01 chromosome 6, ASM2296580v1, whole genome shotgun sequence genome contains a region encoding:
- the LOC140833449 gene encoding glucan endo-1,3-beta-glucosidase-like, translating to MSTIRYSLSAAPMNCFFVFLLFLSGTLVFDRGEGAIGVCNGRLGSNLPSEQQVVEFYRANGIQRMRIYEPNQATLRALQGSGIELMLGVPNVDLQSLQSDATDWVRTNVVPHFPNTRIRYIAVGNEVDPENPETSRFVPLVLPAMRNIYDALSVFSLQDRIKISTATFSALLMNTSPPSSSSFRNMSFMEPIVRFLEQTDAPLLANIYPYFAHIGDTRNVPLPYALFTAPGIVVQDGVYGYRNLFDAMLDSMYYATERAGGPNVEIVVSESGWPSDGGVAANMANADVYYRNLVNHVGNGTPRRPGNEIETYLFAMFDENQKPGAQSEQHFGLFHPNMQIKYQVDF from the exons ATGTCTACGATTAGATATTCTTTATCTGCAGCACCCATGAATTGTTTCTTCGTATTTCTGTTGTTTCTGTCGGGAACATTGGTCTTTGATAGAG GTGAAGGAGCCATTGGAGTGTGCAATGGGCGACTTGGTTCCAATCTACCATCTGAACAGCAGGTCGTGGAATTCTACAGAGCCAATGGAATTCAAAGAATGCGAATTTACGAACCGAATCAGGCTACCCTCCGAGCCCTTCAAGGATCCGGCATAGAACTCATGCTCGGGGTCCCCAACGTAGACCTTCAATCCCTCCAATCCGACGCAACTGATTGGGTTCGAACCAATGTCGTCCCACACTTCCCCAACACAAGAATACGCTACATCGCGGTTGGAAACGAAGTAGACCCCGAGAACCCCGAGACCTCGCGTTTCGTCCCACTTGTTCTCCCCGCCATGCGAAACATCTACGATGCACTCTCTGTATTCAGTTTACAAGACCGAATCAAGATCTCCACAGCTACATTTTCTGCCCTCTTGATGAACACTAGTCCTCCGTCGAGTTCGAGCTTCAGGAACATGTCGTTTATGGAGCCCATCGTTCGGTTCTTGGAGCAAACGGATGCTCCACTTCTTGCCAATATATACCCATATTTTGCTCACATTGGTGACACTCGAAACGTTCCACTCCCTTACGCCTTGTTCACTGCTCCTGGAATTGTTGTCCAGGATGGTGTATATGGATACCGGAATCTCTTCGATGCCATGCTTGATTCCATGTATTATGCCACGGAAAGAGCTGGAGGGCCGAATGTCGAAATCGTGGTCTCGGAAAGTGGGTGGCCATCTGATGGGGGAGTTGCGGCGAATATGGCGAATGCAGATGTTTATTATCGGAATTTGGTGAATCATGTGGGGAATGGGACGCCAAGGAGGCCAGGCAATGAGATAGAAACGTACCTGTTTGCCATGTTTGACGAGAATCAGAAGCCTGGAGCTCAGAGCGAGCAGCATTTTGGGCTGTTCCATCCGAATATGCAGATCAAATATCAAGTAGACTTTTAA